In Panacibacter ginsenosidivorans, the following proteins share a genomic window:
- a CDS encoding c-type cytochrome, producing MKNTLISCTVILIMTHIACNNGNPANKKYPDKTSATDSIINSAGNTADAAYRKGARLIAANDCFTCHRIEEKTIGPSYREIAAKYHFNEGNVENLSHSVIHGSKGLWGNKEMTAHPNLKMADAKEMVRYILSLDTTNKNTIVK from the coding sequence ATGAAAAATACTCTTATTAGTTGTACTGTCATCTTAATAATGACGCATATTGCATGCAACAATGGCAACCCGGCCAATAAAAAATATCCTGATAAAACTTCTGCAACAGATAGTATTATAAACAGCGCCGGAAACACAGCAGACGCTGCTTACCGGAAAGGAGCAAGGCTAATTGCAGCAAATGATTGTTTTACCTGCCACAGGATAGAAGAAAAAACGATTGGCCCCTCCTATCGTGAGATTGCAGCAAAATATCATTTTAATGAAGGGAATGTTGAAAATCTTTCTCATTCTGTTATCCATGGCAGTAAAGGTTTGTGGGGAAATAAAGAAATGACCGCGCATCCAAACCTGAAGATGGCTGACGCAAAAGAAATGGTGCGTTATATTCTTTCGCTTGACACAACCAATAAAAATACTATAGTAAAGTAG